In the genome of Primulina tabacum isolate GXHZ01 chromosome 13, ASM2559414v2, whole genome shotgun sequence, the window ttaaatttaaatactgaacaataaaaatctggacgtaaaacatttcatgaaaacatgctgttaaaatatttcatgctgtaaacgaaatgcgtaaacgtaaaacttacagaccgaagacgtgaccccatgagcttctcgtggtcagtaatAGTACAAcactttacagaaccattgctctgataccagctataatggcccgaaaattcgtgtttgaaaatttgcggaaaaatttaaaattttctttttaaaataattaaaatgtctcattcaccaaaataaactgataaatcaagtttaatgttcaaaatagcagcggaagaaattattgttcgcaaaataacaactttaaagtaatccaacaactgataaaaatgtttgagcataaaaatggtaaatgccgtaaatgaggtcctcgggttccactactgtcgacccaagctggctcactggtccccgccctcggtctcgacctcatcaatacctacaacaatcaagtatagtgagtctaaagactcagcatgcatatattgtaaataacgagtaaataatataataaaattgtatgggataaaatatcatgtcatgaggcataacgtgaaaataacttatcataacgtgaaaatcataagtgaaatgtttgctcaatcgagccctatcataaaataacatgtcataaattttctgttgagattatgttctacgcaagtggcccctgcactgaactgaactgaactgaccggtaactgacgacctggtgaagtaataatcgtctgatcagactaatgccacagtatactgggtggaactgaactgaactgaaccggtaactgacgaccgggtgatgcaataatcccatgatagtgaaatggccacaagcaatatcgcataaatctcaaaaatgaatattttatatttttatgcacataatataattaaatggcataatgaaatatcctgtattattttaccacatggattggatcgttcccaggctcgctgcgacctaaatttatcatgaaaaatatgcaaatgatttcttgaccaaactttgtaaacgaatccaaaaacgagacaattacacccaatgacttcgtatttaatcatgactccgtgccaacccgaatcaacaccgaaccatcatttagtcatgattaaaatacacttaaaaatgatgaaataatgctcctaaaatggtaagggccgaaatttttggtgaatggaagccaaaacatgaaacgctctttcgagagtcaatttggcacatcgcaccgaaattcctcgtacgacctctaaaatgatccgaattaCGAACGGCCAAAAAAACAAGACCTTCCCAACTTGATGGGGTACTGTCCAATCCAAGGCCAAatgctaaaagccaaccaagaacccaAAATGCACCTCTGAACCGACGCAccacttgctgtccacaaaatacagcagcagcgccttcgtttgcttgcgtcgttttcgagactaccggccattggggcttgcaccaccgaccagagcctctttccaacatcctaagggatgatttgaaccatggataagggccctaggccagccacaattcgaaccacaccagaAACAAACCACACGTCCCAACCAAGCACCAATTCTGCGCGCATGGGGCATTGCtattgttttgctgtcatggatcgttccagtggccattcgattgaccatggcacgatcttgACATCAAGGgttatggtatgaaccgtggctaagggccagaggccaaccaagatccacaccactccCTAAAAACCGAACAACACATGCAATAAGGGGAAGGGGCCgtgggctgttcttgtttcttttgatttgaaaaccgattcaccatggaccaagcctcaaaagggcgacctggtcacgtcttagacatgatagggaggtgttctaaccatggctataggcccctagggcagccaagatcagcaACTCTCCTCTTTGGCAGCAACATGACAGAAATCGAGACTCAAATGGAATGAAggaggagttgctgtcatttttcgatttccagcatgcatgggCTTGAAATATTGGACCAATATGatcatgtcctagtacatgtctagatgcagccttgggagcctagggtcgaaccaatacctgataCAATGAAAAAAAGCCAACCCGTGAGGTAGCAAAGGAAGaccgaaaaattctgcatgtgcattttctaaaaatatgtTGATGTATTTCGATTTTCTTGTATTAAAATAATGTAcaagtgatgtttaaaaatatctatatgacttgattgaagagcaaataaaaatatatacatgccttggttcgttttgaaagaaaaacgaacgaaacgacgacgcggcgcggaggagacggagtgatcttcttgttcttgcttctactcgatttttctctcctatTTTCTATGTCTATTTCACGATTTCTCTCTGGTTTttcctctgaatttcggtggtgacgaagggggaatgatggttaggagagatggagggggttgcaatataaaaaggatggcaagaccaagtcttgctttcttttgaatttgaaatggtttgatatcaaaatgattgttggagggatAGATGGGGTATGACCGATTCTTCATGCCATCTCAAGGCTAGGATAATTAtctattaataattaatagtggttaataaatgaaaggattatcatgctaagaaatgacaaggaaatggtcaaaggttgtgagttgtcaaagaaatgtTATCTCACTTAAGGGGTGACCGAAATTaatctaataaatggaggggaaatattgtttagttagtgtattttaaacctttagagccttacatatcctttaaataatttagtgaattaacacattaattatggaacctaaatgaacttatttcctacttacctcaagttacttaaataattccttaaaccttcttttaacttaaattaacttattagctcgcaaaaataaactctgggaatgatttctaaatcttaaattttatctcaaaactccaactcaagtccggcctcactgaattaactgaaaagataaaaattaaactactgcataaaataataaaatttaaagggaagaataaatactcatgcaataataataaaaaatcattttactttaaatgctaaaaattatgcatgacttatacgtagtctggtttacgggttctacatataTTCTTcccaaataaattcaaaatgCGATTGTTTTCACTTTTCAGCATAAATGTATGATACAGGCAATCCAGCAAACACGTAGTGAACAAGATTTGAGCAATACCAGCAAATGTAAAACACCAGCCGCTCACAGAGTCACAATCACGGATCACCGACCCTGTAGAAGTCTCGCGAGGAGCTTTGGCTTTGGCCTTTGGATTTTGGAATTCTGAAACGTAGAATTATAACCTTGGCCTTTGGACTTTTGCCTTTTCAATTTATTAAAGTGGACCGGTCATTAGAAGcccatatgttttttttaaaaaaaaaaatcgggtACCCGATCGGGTAAATCGGGTACCAACTCTATACCTGAACCCGATCCGACTAAAAAATATTCGGGTTCGGGTAGTACCCGAACCCGAATATTTACCCAATTTTACCCGAAAATTTCACCCGATCGGGTTCGGGTCGGGTGGAACCCGAAAAAACCCGACCCGATTGCCCATCCCTATATCAGCTTACGAGAAGTAATCAGTCCAgttttgagggaacacttcaacgtgctATCAGTTTAGTATAGAAGCTCttctccctcagtgtgtgagaacacattcccggtgtattcattgttcagttctcacacacactcacacactatcactcacatatatcagAGAGCAGATCTTAAAAGATCAGTTGAATGAGTCGTGCACAAAGACataaaaacatgtgtatgtagtatttgacacacagacgttaaacaagtgatAACTGGAATGTATTGCCTTcaatctagactaggagttcagttaggcagtagagtAAGTCCTAAGCTAAGTGGGTGTTTGTACAAGGTATTGTATAAATTAAAGTCTTCTAGTATATCCTACCCGAGGAGTAaaaagggatgacgtaggagcagttgaagtctccgagcatacataaacatatcttgtgttatttatgtttaactgcttgtttttgttcttaactgatttgatccgttcagctgatatcagttcagctctgtccataactgaactgatataagccagaactgatcccatgtaattttcagttattcaattgaacaagatataaaatcgatcagctttcttaacgaatgattatttcgagtatttttcccctttgtttaaaatcaaaatcgatctaattcatcggtgtttaaaTTTTTAGAACATGAACTATTGCAGcttattgagaatattgtgtttgaatcaccctcaaaggtgcccgaaccggaatgcacttggaaaagtttattcaaacaaagaagttgcgctgataggtggttcagcaggataACTTCAAAAACCCGgacagctgatgaagagttcaactgatgaagagtccaactgaccagttcaactgaaaaagtgaaatcagttcaactaacgagtcaactgatttcaccagcaaAATTGAAGACCAGTTCAGGACATCAGTTAAGAGCCaaccagtttgcagaacacgacaagttTATCTatgtggaatccagctgtgcacaacgGTATAAAAGCAATTGTACGATCAAAGTACAATATTGAATATTGCAGCAGAGCCTTAAAGCCAAGAacgaattcaaactgcaacgaacATACTTGATGAGACTTGGTGTACGATCGcattgcctctataaataccagaccAAGATCATCAATACAAAAGAGTGGAAAAAGTAGAAGTGAGTGAAAATCAAAAGAGAGAAGGGCACGCTCAAcgtatatcagcttacaagaagtaaTCAGCTCAGTTGTAAGGGAAAATTTCAACGTGCTATCAGCTTAGTATAGAATCTcttttctctcagtgtgtgagaaaacCTTCCCGGtgtattcattgttcagttctcacacacactcacacactcACTCACATATATCAGAGAGCGGAGCTTAAAATatcagttgagtgagtcttgcacaaagacataaaacttgtgtatgttgtatttgacacacagacgttcaACAAGTGTTGATTGGAAGGTGTttccttcagtctagactagaaGTTCAATTAGGCAGTagagtaagtcctaagctgagtgggtgtttgtacaaggtgttgtataaatcatattcttctaGTATATCATACCCGAGGAGTTcaaaggggtgatgtaggagcagttgaagtctccgaacatccataaacatatcttgttttatttctgtttaattgcttgtttttgttcttaactgatttgatcagttcagcagATATCAGTTTAGTTCTGTCCATAACTAAACTGATATAAGCCAGAACTGATCCCATGTAATTTTAGTTATTCAGTTGCACAGGATATAAAACCgatcagctttcttaacgaaagattatttcgagtatttttccccctttggtttaaaaccaaactcaatCTAATTAATCAGTGTTTACAttattagaacacgagctattgtagctcattgAGAAATTGTGTTTGAATCACCCTCAAAGGTTCCCGAATCGGAatacacttggaaaagtgtattcaaacaaagaatTTGTGCTAATACGTGATTCAGCAGGAgaacttcagaagcccggccagctgatgaagagttcaactaatgaagagcccagctgacaagttcaactgaaagagtaaaatcagttcagctgacgagtcaactgatttcaccagcccaatgGAAGACCAGTTTAacagaccagttcagaacatcagttagtaGCCGTACAATTTGCAGAACatgacaagcttatctaagtggaatccagctgtgcacaacgGTATAAAAGCAGTTGTACTATCATagtacaataatgaacgttgcagcgGAGCTTAAAGCaaagaataaattcaaactgcatcgaacatatttgatgagtcttggtgtacggtcacattgcctctataaataccagaccAAGATCATCAATATATAAGAGTGGAAAAAACAGAAGTGTGTGAAAATCAGAAGAGAGCATGGCACGCTCAACGCATTTCAGCTTACCAGAAGTAATCAGCCCAATTATGAGGGAatacttcaacgtgttatccgTTTAGTATAGAAGCTCTTTTCCCTCAATGTGTGAGAACACATTTCCGAtgtattcattgttcagttctcacacacactcacacattaTAACTCACATATATCAGATAATAGAGCTTAAAAgatcagttgagtgagtcttgcacaaagatgtAAAACTTctgtatgtagtctttaacacagacgttaaacaagtgttggctggaaggtgttgccttcagtctagactaagagttcagttaggcagtagagCAAGTCCTAAACTGattgggtttgtacaaagtgttgtataaatcaaagtcttctagtgtatcctacccgaggaggtagaatggttgacgtaggagcagttaaaATATCCGacatatcaagattttagatttcatactcaataaaaatcttaatattcgttcattggcaacttatgttgaacacaactaatttctttttgtttttatttcccCCAAAATTTTTCGTATGAACATTTATcccataaacttgaaattaaagcttacgcaacccaaatagtattagataacataattccaacacacatattcattTATTcataagtttcttaatgactttaaagaaattcctcaagacaagatatctacctcaattcttacatgcgtctatcaagtaatctaaccatcaatcataccaaactttctagaaaaatttaaccctaacaaatgtataattttaactcttaagatcatgactaaaacttataacacatcaaacttaagttctcaAAAATAAGTTATCTAAATGTATaaccttataacttaactagtTGATCAACTTTAacttaaattgtcatcactttagattcttaatttgccacaacattattctactaacgcttagatttttaaGCTCAATATCGactcatcctacaatgtccttgattaTTATTCATCATCacattataacccagatatttcaaggttctaaatatcccttcaagcctaaatcatcgaaaattcatatcatttaaatcattaaattctcacatattgctaaactagttcaaaaattccttaacaattgcaaaatatgttcttaatttcctcgaaaattatccaTTTGATCCTTAATTAGGAAAGTTCTACAATTACCTACAAGTTCTTGGCGTTTCTCAATTTCATTCTATAGGTTTatcgtaacataaagttcaataattttaagcttattaatcCCAAACTCAATTCTCGTAACCAAATCTTAAATTTCCATCAATGTTTAAAATCCCaagttatacatttttatacttctaaatATTGTCATagttttcgaatcattattGCTTATATAAAATCCTCAAAAATCaactcaactagtaaccacgaaccatcaatattttcttagaaaacctACATGCcccaaaaacattcataattttcaagattagcTTATGACCCagaagtagaacatcagtactactaacccaaaaattaatattgtcaaatcattttcaacctctctTAACgtccaatattcgaattcttaaaCATGTacaattccaaacgtaaccaacatgcaatccaATCTAGTTTTTAAGACATTTAATcttcaaaacataaaaacaGCTAAACATATACTATAATACATATATcgtgtaaacatgcaggtgataacattaaaactttcaaaacatataaacttacagacttgaggcttgaagactgagctgcagaagctggcggtggtaCAGCCCTGTACAAGACCcttgctttgataccaactaaaacgtctgctcattttaaaattttattgaacattttttaaaaattcaatggCCGAAACTATGCCTGCATAAAtccataaaattcgaaacatgcattTTGTGAAATCATCCCacaactgaataaaataactatagttaaaattatgaaaagagcAACCAACCTAAACAATTTACTGTTTAAAAATATAGAACGTCGGGCATATTAAAATCTATCAAAaccctcaacaaaataaaatcatcaaccaCTTAAAAAGCTGTTTAAATGTGTTCctataaaatcatattcttgcgGAAGAATACAAGGTCTTTGGGTTAACGTGCACCACCAGCTCCGCCCGTTCAGTCATAATAACCTCCAGTTTCCTCATCGaaaagctcacctgcatcgttcacacccagtgagtctaaagacttaacacacctgtaacgatatatcaaatacatatacatatcatgcaacagtgaagagtactgtaatcaacatacatttcatgatcttaaaagcgtaAACGTAAACATATTGCATCATAGCATagcgtgtcaaaacatgtctcaacctatcatcatatacgtatacattttttttaattgagtttagttcattagttgtgatttttgtattatcatgtcagtcgatggatccatatacgtgtaaccgtggtacccgacggcgggaacatcagcgacagcattacccgtccactgaacactggccttacatgtcatcgtgtcattctattagtcacaaccaactctcatccttcaaaacatgttaccatattcatcacttaataaaatcatgcatatacgtaaattttctttaaaatcaatcatgcaacgtattttACATAATTATGTAAAAATCATGTTAATGATAACATAAAGGtttaaaaacatgtaaaatctTGTTTAGGACGCTGTCAGGACTAAAAAATCgacccaggtgcaaaatgaccattttgcccctgaaaatcCTAAATAACCATTTTACCTTTGGGCTTCTAAATTTCGGCCCGAATCTTACCAaaatccttaaaacatcccaaaagaTACttaaaatcatttcttagacgtaaactcgggatcatttcaaaacttaaacgactcattttaaaacttggatcggggtccagttttaacccgaatcaacccgaaacttaaccaaatcttcCCAAATTTAAACCGTGACTAAAACCTACATGATCAGCCCTTAAACCACTTATTTCCGACCACCTAGGACCCCTAGAAAAGACCATACAGCTGCTGAAAAAATTCTTGCATCCTAGAGGACCGAACCCTAGTCACACTAACAAGCTAAACGCTCAACCCTGCACCTGACCAGATTGGACCAACCCCAACTCCAACCAgacctcttaggaccctaaccaGATCCTCCTAGACCGTCCTAACCCTAGCCAACAGCCCATGCACAGCCCATGTCCTTGCCCCTTCTAGATCGAGCCCTATATCTACGCAACGCGACCAACTCGGCGTCCACCCTTGGTGCACCATACCAGACACTTCTTAACCCATCTAGGGCCTTGACATGAGCCTCCTAAACCCTCTGGACAGAGCCAATAATCCGCAAGTGCAGCCTCTCGATCGCCTAAGCCATACGCACCTTAAAACTTGCCAAGCCATGAAGAATTCGTTCGGCCACTTTGTGTTGTCATACCAGACATGTTCGAACCACTCCTAGGACAAATACACACTCATGGATCGTGCCCCTTCAATGCAGGAATGCTGCCTCCTTAATCATTCATAAAAACAATGGGATTACCCAAATCTCTCATCCGATTGAAGAATTCAACCACAGCCAAAATACATCTAATTACCTCCAGATAAATCACCATTTGGATCAAAACACAGAAAAATCACAGGGTTTGGCATTCATAAATTTGTATTGGGTGATTTTCAAGGTACTCGGCTTTGCTGCCGAATCAAGATTCCATATTTGTTAACACTTTTAGCTTTTAGATCAATACCTCACTGCCGCAAAGGAGTGCGGAATCAGATGGAACAAAAGGTTAAACAAGGTACTCTGCATTACTAAAACAAATATCAAATGTAGCAAAAGTAGAAAATTCCACATTACTCATTGGATCTCATAATCAACAAGTCACTAGCAGGAAACATCATTAATCAAACCAAACCCAAAAACACAACTTGAACCCGACTTCGCATttcctacaaaaaaaaaaatttatggcaAGTATTCAATCGCAAAGAATCCCCAAGATATCCTCATCCCTGTACAAATGGTACCTGCAAACGAAAAATCAAACAGCTTCCATTCAAATTACAAATCAATACCCATTAAATCTTGTAAAGGGTCTTTGGGTAAGTTGAATATGAACGTGAAGAACAAATCTCAGCTAACAAAACTGGAAAAGGAACAAAattgaatattaaaaaaaaactaactcTTTTTCACCCAATTTGACTTGGGTTCCGCCATATTCAGGCAAGAGAACAGTGTCACCTTCCTTAACAGCAACTGGGATGAGATTCCCAGCTTTGTCGCGCAGCCCTTGTCCAACCGCAACCACTTTCCCCGAATCCAACTTCAGCCAATAAAACATCATCAGGAATCCATAGCTCGCATCAAAAGAAGATGACAATCACAAAACCAGTACCTTGGATGATCT includes:
- the LOC142522558 gene encoding 10 kDa chaperonin, mitochondrial-like translates to MAKRLIPSLNRVLVEKILPPSKTTAGILLPERSSKLDSGKVVAVGQGLRDKAGNLIPVAVKEGDTVLLPEYGGTQVKLGEKEYHLYRDEDILGILCD